In a genomic window of Pseudoglutamicibacter albus:
- a CDS encoding transporter substrate-binding domain-containing protein, with protein MTYITSPQKKKIIPAVLAAPAILALVGALSGCGSTGPAKDTTEQSSTEQSGQAQNTGEQGSGEHEEPESRLASIKKDGVITVCTTGDYAPFTVEKDGKFSGIDVNLAEKFAENLDVKVEFVGTEWKNLMPDFLSKCDMAVGGISVNDERAKKVDFSTSLLKDGKTPIARCEDKDKDKYKSIEQINKPGVVSIMPEGGTNQEFAKKNYPKGTLKTHDNKTIFDEIVKGNADVMTTDRAEVLYIDEKYPELCATNPDRPFDQFDKAFMLPKGDTEFKKAVDDWLETSFKDGTYRKIEEPWVGDQELSYRTEK; from the coding sequence ATGACGTACATCACATCGCCACAGAAGAAAAAGATCATCCCCGCAGTCCTCGCTGCCCCGGCTATTTTGGCGCTCGTCGGTGCACTGAGCGGATGCGGCAGTACAGGCCCGGCAAAAGACACAACCGAGCAGAGCAGCACTGAGCAGAGCGGGCAGGCACAGAACACAGGGGAACAGGGCAGTGGGGAGCATGAAGAGCCGGAATCGCGGCTGGCTTCCATCAAGAAAGACGGCGTCATCACGGTCTGCACAACGGGGGACTATGCACCGTTCACGGTTGAAAAGGATGGAAAATTCAGCGGGATTGATGTGAATTTGGCTGAGAAATTCGCCGAAAACTTAGACGTCAAGGTTGAGTTCGTTGGGACTGAATGGAAGAACCTTATGCCGGACTTCCTCAGCAAATGCGATATGGCGGTCGGCGGTATCTCCGTGAATGATGAGCGCGCAAAGAAAGTTGATTTCAGTACGTCGCTACTCAAGGACGGCAAGACGCCGATCGCACGCTGCGAAGACAAAGACAAAGACAAATACAAAAGCATCGAACAGATCAACAAGCCCGGCGTGGTGAGCATCATGCCGGAAGGCGGAACCAACCAGGAATTCGCGAAGAAAAACTACCCGAAAGGCACGCTGAAAACTCACGACAACAAAACGATCTTCGACGAGATCGTCAAAGGCAACGCTGACGTCATGACGACCGACCGCGCCGAAGTTCTCTACATCGACGAGAAATACCCGGAGCTGTGCGCGACTAACCCGGATCGTCCATTCGACCAGTTTGATAAGGCATTCATGTTGCCCAAGGGCGACACTGAATTCAAGAAAGCCGTGGACGATTGGCTCGAAACGAGCTTCAAGGACGGAACCTACCGCAAGATCGAAGAACCGTGGGTAGGCGACCAGGAACTCAGTTACCGTACAGAGAAGTAG